From a single Candidatus Thorarchaeota archaeon genomic region:
- a CDS encoding caspase family protein, which produces MRTRGIAIVFGLIMLFMITLVPTSSSVDVMPNMANRVKPMGRPATVTCTIVDPIDGATLAQGTHRILVSADSADGISKVEVSVAGATHDITTNFDGSYYFYDWTVNTDGQYTIDATATSTRKRKASYSITVQVGSNPPPSAAKWAVIIGIADYQGHDNDLWNPDEDAKEMKEILAENNYPDANIKLLLNRKATAQAILDAIDWLIANEGPNDEVVFFYSGHGFRAPDADGWDSDLEADGNDEGIVSYDLYGLPDGMLAARFANLESTHVAMIFASCHSGGMFDDNNDVGLTGTGRVLVSACKADQYGWDYLTLKNTLFFYYWGDEGLLQDNANSVESAYTYAYPKVVAEQPDSQPQIWDHYTGEFYL; this is translated from the coding sequence TTGAGGACGAGAGGTATAGCTATTGTGTTTGGGTTGATCATGCTTTTCATGATCACTCTTGTGCCCACAAGCAGCTCGGTTGATGTCATGCCTAATATGGCCAATCGAGTGAAGCCAATGGGACGTCCTGCCACTGTGACCTGTACTATTGTGGATCCTATTGATGGAGCCACACTAGCCCAAGGTACACACCGAATACTTGTATCTGCAGATAGTGCAGATGGTATCTCTAAAGTTGAAGTGTCTGTTGCAGGTGCAACTCATGACATTACTACCAACTTTGATGGCTCCTACTACTTCTATGACTGGACTGTAAATACTGATGGTCAGTATACTATTGATGCAACGGCCACCAGCACCCGCAAACGGAAAGCTTCATATTCGATCACTGTTCAAGTGGGTTCCAATCCGCCTCCATCGGCGGCTAAATGGGCCGTTATCATTGGTATTGCTGACTATCAGGGTCATGATAATGATCTTTGGAATCCCGATGAGGATGCTAAAGAGATGAAAGAAATCCTAGCTGAGAATAACTATCCTGATGCGAATATCAAACTCCTACTTAACAGGAAGGCAACCGCACAGGCCATTCTTGATGCAATTGATTGGCTCATTGCCAACGAAGGACCCAATGACGAGGTCGTGTTTTTCTATTCAGGTCATGGATTCCGTGCGCCCGATGCTGATGGATGGGACTCCGATCTTGAAGCTGACGGTAATGATGAAGGGATTGTGAGTTATGATCTCTATGGTCTCCCTGATGGAATGTTGGCCGCACGATTTGCGAACTTGGAATCGACCCATGTGGCAATGATTTTTGCTTCTTGTCACTCGGGCGGAATGTTCGATGACAATAATGATGTGGGTCTCACCGGAACTGGCCGAGTTCTTGTATCGGCTTGTAAGGCGGATCAATATGGTTGGGACTACCTGACTTTGAAGAATACATTGTTCTTCTACTACTGGGGTGATGAAGGACTGTTGCAAGACAATGCCAACTCCGTCGAGTCTGCATACACCTACGCCTATCCAAAGGTCGTGGCAGAACAGCCCGATTCACAACCACAGATCTGGGATCATTATACTGGCGAGTTCTACTTGTAG
- a CDS encoding NAD+ synthase: MRIALGQINPTVGDIHGNVEKIVHYIQLAREKNADIVAVPELAVTGYPPQDLLYERPFVRANKSALQGIASHTKGIVAIVGFVDYDEDLSLYNAAAVFEDGVLKTIVHKTLLPTYDVFDEARYFRPSAAERIAPVRVQIGGREVALGIEICEDLWDASYDTKVTDILCKRGAELIINISSSPFYVGKRLERERLVTTKARTNKVPVFLVNLVGGQDELVFDGQSIGADSRGDLILLGPQFEEGLLTIDLTSKGLGTAITPPEYDPIAEMFAALVLGVRDYFRKTGFERAVLGLSGGIDSSVTAVIAAEALGPENVIGVSMPSKFSSDHSKSDAEQLAENLGIKFIMFPIQEIVDQYHQVLKGPLEEIRQAYGVDSSRDDSVADENIQPRVRGNCLMDISNRFRDLRILVLNTGNKTELALGYCTLYGDMSGGVGVIGDVSKLEVYKLAEYYNARAGRDVIPRSCITKRPSAELKEEQFDPFDFDIVSPLVDEIVEERLGREELIAKGYPVDVVDDVYSRIRRAEYKRWQAPPCIKITRKAFGIGWKMPIVNRYRG, encoded by the coding sequence ATGCGAATTGCACTAGGACAGATCAACCCTACCGTTGGTGACATCCATGGCAACGTGGAGAAGATTGTTCATTACATTCAGTTAGCTCGTGAGAAAAATGCTGACATTGTTGCGGTTCCTGAGCTTGCTGTGACTGGATATCCCCCACAAGACTTGTTGTACGAGAGACCGTTCGTTCGTGCAAACAAGAGTGCGTTGCAGGGCATTGCGTCTCATACCAAGGGTATTGTTGCCATTGTAGGTTTTGTGGATTACGATGAGGACTTGTCATTGTATAATGCAGCGGCGGTCTTTGAAGATGGAGTTCTCAAGACGATCGTTCACAAGACCCTTCTTCCAACCTATGATGTCTTTGATGAGGCACGATATTTCAGGCCATCGGCAGCAGAGAGGATTGCACCGGTACGAGTGCAGATCGGAGGGCGAGAGGTTGCATTGGGAATTGAGATATGCGAGGATCTCTGGGATGCATCGTATGACACAAAAGTGACAGACATACTCTGCAAACGTGGAGCCGAACTTATCATCAACATATCTTCATCTCCCTTTTATGTCGGAAAACGATTAGAACGTGAGCGACTGGTGACCACCAAGGCACGAACAAATAAGGTCCCTGTATTCTTGGTAAATCTGGTAGGGGGCCAAGACGAGCTTGTCTTTGATGGGCAGAGCATTGGCGCCGATTCACGAGGCGACCTCATATTACTTGGACCACAGTTTGAAGAGGGGCTTCTTACAATTGATCTCACATCTAAGGGTCTTGGCACGGCAATCACGCCACCAGAGTATGATCCTATTGCGGAGATGTTCGCTGCCCTTGTACTAGGAGTACGCGACTATTTCAGAAAGACCGGTTTTGAGAGGGCGGTTCTTGGTCTGAGTGGGGGGATTGATTCCTCTGTCACCGCGGTCATCGCCGCAGAGGCTCTTGGCCCTGAGAATGTGATCGGGGTCTCCATGCCCTCAAAGTTCTCGAGTGACCATAGCAAGTCAGATGCTGAGCAGCTCGCGGAAAACCTCGGAATCAAGTTCATCATGTTTCCCATCCAAGAGATTGTCGATCAATACCATCAGGTCCTGAAGGGTCCTCTGGAGGAGATTCGCCAGGCCTATGGTGTAGACTCGTCTAGGGACGATTCTGTGGCCGATGAAAACATCCAACCACGTGTAAGAGGTAATTGTCTCATGGACATATCGAATCGTTTTCGAGACCTGCGTATTCTTGTGTTGAACACAGGTAACAAGACAGAACTAGCTCTGGGCTATTGTACTCTCTATGGGGACATGAGCGGTGGTGTTGGTGTTATAGGTGACGTGAGTAAACTAGAGGTCTACAAACTTGCCGAATATTATAATGCCCGTGCAGGCCGGGATGTGATTCCGCGAAGTTGCATCACTAAACGGCCCTCCGCTGAGTTGAAGGAGGAACAGTTCGACCCCTTCGATTTCGATATAGTCAGTCCGCTTGTGGATGAGATTGTAGAAGAGCGTCTTGGTCGTGAAGAGCTGATTGCCAAGGGTTATCCTGTGGATGTTGTTGACGATGTATATTCTCGTATCCGGCGTGCCGAATACAAACGCTGGCAAGCTCCCCCCTGTATCAAGATCACACGTAAGGCATTTGGTATCGGGTGGAAGATGCCTATCGTGAATAGATATCGAGGATAA
- a CDS encoding VWA domain-containing protein yields MSERLAKLDLVFIVDNTGSMGPYIQVTKSKILEIIRTITKEEMCQRLRVGLVSYRDHAPEENTFVTQTFELTDDISGIEKSVLAMNASGGGDGPEAVADALYAANNINWDRDAAKVAVLVADAPPHGVEEGDKWKKCPEGILWEDEIKKAFDAGIIFHTVGCYPEIENYAEAVNTFKRIASETKGQYFALDQAQALVEIITGIAVEEIDKLAIQKSILDEIGVDLDSVDEAALAHIDVSTVVSSMKAKGGKRRVVVAERAASPSAVQEVELKEEEISEDDVREAIRQIRKKMR; encoded by the coding sequence GTGTCTGAGCGATTAGCAAAATTAGATCTTGTATTCATAGTTGATAACACTGGTTCAATGGGACCATATATTCAAGTGACAAAGTCGAAGATACTGGAGATCATACGGACAATCACAAAGGAAGAGATGTGTCAGCGATTACGTGTTGGTCTTGTCAGCTATCGTGATCATGCTCCTGAGGAGAACACGTTCGTAACTCAAACGTTCGAATTGACCGATGATATCTCTGGAATAGAAAAGAGTGTTCTGGCAATGAATGCTTCTGGTGGTGGTGATGGCCCAGAGGCTGTGGCTGATGCTCTGTATGCCGCGAACAATATCAATTGGGATCGTGATGCTGCAAAAGTTGCTGTGCTTGTTGCAGATGCTCCCCCACATGGAGTTGAAGAGGGGGACAAATGGAAGAAATGTCCCGAAGGGATTCTCTGGGAGGATGAGATCAAAAAGGCCTTTGATGCAGGTATCATTTTTCATACGGTCGGGTGCTATCCTGAGATAGAAAATTATGCTGAGGCTGTTAATACCTTCAAGAGAATCGCATCCGAGACTAAGGGCCAATACTTTGCACTGGATCAGGCTCAGGCACTGGTCGAGATCATCACAGGTATTGCTGTTGAGGAGATCGACAAACTGGCAATTCAGAAGTCAATTCTGGATGAGATCGGTGTTGATCTCGATAGCGTTGATGAAGCGGCCCTTGCTCATATCGATGTTAGCACTGTGGTTTCAAGTATGAAGGCAAAGGGTGGAAAACGTCGAGTTGTAGTGGCTGAACGGGCTGCCTCCCCATCTGCTGTTCAAGAGGTCGAACTGAAGGAAGAAGAGATTTCTGAGGATGATGTCCGTGAGGCTATACGTCAGATCCGCAAGAAGATGAGATAA
- a CDS encoding gamma carbonic anhydrase family protein: protein MPIYALGDKVPKIADSAYIHPLASIIGDVIIGERVFVAPQVSIRGDIGTIEICDESNVQDGVVIHSDPSFITHIGKRVNIGHNASVHSEWIGDHAAIGMGAVLMVGSKVAEGALIANAALLHPKTVTEPYKVYAGVPAKFLRDFPEDDPARITIRRYVQSYVERTKYYPKELREIR, encoded by the coding sequence ATGCCAATCTATGCTCTTGGTGACAAGGTTCCAAAAATCGCAGACTCTGCATACATTCATCCTCTTGCATCGATCATCGGTGATGTAATAATTGGCGAGAGAGTCTTTGTTGCGCCACAAGTATCTATTCGAGGGGACATTGGTACAATTGAGATCTGTGACGAGTCAAACGTACAGGATGGTGTCGTCATCCACTCCGATCCCTCATTTATCACACATATAGGGAAGCGAGTAAATATCGGCCATAATGCGTCCGTTCACAGCGAATGGATCGGGGATCATGCAGCAATCGGTATGGGCGCGGTTCTCATGGTGGGAAGCAAGGTCGCCGAGGGCGCATTGATTGCGAACGCGGCATTATTACATCCGAAGACTGTGACTGAACCGTACAAGGTCTATGCGGGGGTCCCTGCCAAATTCCTGCGCGACTTCCCAGAGGACGATCCCGCACGAATCACAATTCGCAGATATGTGCAGTCATATGTTGAGAGAACAAAATACTATCCTAAAGAGCTCCGTGAGATCAGGTGA
- a CDS encoding homoaconitate hydratase has translation MESLEKAGLAVDYNKIDATRPKTLPSKVYIWDETLRDGEQTPGVVLSMDEKIEIAKLLDDLGVAVVVVGYPAVSENEKKTVAAIAREGLQHAVVGAPARAVRSDIDACIEADVQEIPIFLPTTDFRLKYQLRMTREEVLERLVDSVEYAKSHGVSVTYIAEDTTRSDMDFLCTAYRAAIDAGADKICVADTVGFVRPAVMRYLIQEIKAHLWTENKYRVPISVHCHNDFGLATANTLAAVEEGATYPQVCVNGYGERSGNAALEEVVMALEELYEVDTGIQTEKIYHVCQVTERNFAIPLPIHKAISGENTFTHSSGIHSHGQLTHSMTYEPMSPSRVGRRREFHLGKFVGRRFIEYLLKMGGVSATPEQIQEITERVKRTHEEMKEKQSPETFNRIKEELRQLRTEVSEKQFWEIVFDVI, from the coding sequence ATGGAGTCATTAGAAAAGGCAGGTCTGGCCGTCGATTACAACAAGATCGATGCGACCAGACCAAAGACCCTACCGTCCAAGGTGTACATCTGGGACGAGACCCTTCGTGATGGTGAACAGACACCGGGTGTAGTCCTCTCCATGGACGAGAAGATAGAGATCGCCAAGCTGCTCGACGATCTTGGTGTTGCAGTGGTGGTCGTAGGCTATCCGGCTGTGAGTGAGAACGAGAAAAAGACAGTTGCAGCTATTGCACGGGAGGGACTACAACATGCAGTTGTCGGAGCACCTGCAAGGGCGGTCAGATCAGATATTGATGCCTGTATCGAAGCGGATGTACAAGAGATCCCTATCTTTCTTCCCACAACCGATTTCAGGTTAAAATATCAGCTTCGAATGACCCGGGAAGAGGTTCTTGAACGTCTTGTCGATTCGGTCGAATATGCTAAGAGCCACGGAGTCAGTGTGACATACATTGCAGAGGATACCACTCGTAGTGACATGGACTTTCTCTGCACCGCCTATAGAGCGGCTATTGATGCAGGCGCTGACAAAATATGCGTGGCAGATACTGTCGGCTTTGTACGACCCGCTGTCATGAGATATCTCATTCAGGAGATCAAGGCGCACCTCTGGACAGAAAACAAGTACCGCGTTCCCATCTCCGTTCATTGCCATAACGATTTTGGACTTGCCACTGCAAACACCCTTGCAGCCGTTGAGGAGGGAGCGACATATCCACAGGTCTGCGTTAATGGATACGGTGAGAGATCCGGCAATGCAGCACTAGAAGAGGTTGTGATGGCTCTTGAAGAGCTATATGAAGTGGACACGGGAATTCAGACTGAAAAGATCTATCATGTCTGTCAGGTGACCGAGCGTAACTTTGCAATTCCGCTTCCAATTCACAAGGCAATATCTGGAGAGAACACATTCACACATTCTAGCGGGATACATTCTCATGGTCAATTGACCCACTCTATGACATACGAACCTATGAGCCCAAGTAGAGTTGGCCGCAGACGCGAGTTCCATCTCGGCAAGTTCGTGGGTCGCAGATTTATCGAGTACCTGCTCAAGATGGGCGGGGTGAGCGCAACACCGGAACAGATTCAGGAGATCACCGAACGAGTCAAACGCACACACGAAGAGATGAAAGAAAAACAGTCCCCTGAGACCTTTAATCGCATCAAGGAGGAACTCCGACAACTGCGAACAGAGGTCTCAGAGAAACAGTTCTGGGAAATCGTGTTCGATGTCATCTGA
- a CDS encoding nitroreductase family protein — translation MEDNDFIKLIKARRAIRDYDTKKEVPDELVYKVIEAGGYAPSAENQQPWRIIVVRDKELQEFIGQRAVDRTILLFGRATPRQELERRLSYIRSKASLERVIDILVTGRRFEYIKGKPETNGAPVLLVMAVDQTHVGNSQPTLRGTGGVYGWSSPRHAVVAGGMMMQNMALAATSLGLGSCVSSVQLDHFDDVRDISEKLGIPYPHWVPILCLTLGYPKYERTLGPPRQPPEEIAFLNKWGEPFKLKE, via the coding sequence TTGGAAGACAATGATTTCATAAAGTTGATCAAGGCCAGACGAGCCATCAGGGACTATGATACAAAAAAGGAGGTTCCTGACGAACTCGTCTATAAAGTCATAGAGGCTGGAGGCTACGCCCCGAGTGCCGAGAACCAGCAGCCTTGGCGAATAATAGTTGTCAGGGATAAAGAACTGCAAGAGTTCATCGGGCAACGCGCGGTGGATCGTACTATTCTTCTCTTCGGCCGAGCCACACCACGACAAGAACTGGAACGACGACTGAGCTATATCAGATCAAAGGCCAGTCTGGAACGGGTCATAGATATCCTCGTCACGGGCAGACGGTTTGAGTACATCAAGGGTAAACCTGAAACCAATGGTGCACCAGTACTACTTGTGATGGCTGTTGACCAGACACACGTTGGAAACTCCCAGCCGACACTGAGAGGTACTGGAGGTGTCTATGGCTGGTCATCACCAAGACACGCCGTAGTAGCAGGAGGCATGATGATGCAGAATATGGCACTTGCGGCCACTTCGCTGGGACTTGGGTCATGTGTCTCCTCAGTTCAGCTCGATCACTTCGATGACGTGCGTGACATCAGTGAGAAACTAGGAATTCCGTACCCTCACTGGGTGCCGATCTTATGTCTGACCTTAGGATATCCCAAGTACGAACGAACACTGGGACCACCTAGACAGCCTCCCGAGGAGATAGCATTTCTCAATAAATGGGGAGAACCGTTCAAGCTTAAGGAGTGA
- a CDS encoding acyl-CoA dehydrogenase family protein gives MDFKLTEQEQELWERAKQFTYEYITPRAIELEKRNEFPKEVVQKAYEAGLMNLHIPKEAGGPGLSLLAETLVSEATGYGCAGMATSIMCNNLAFAPLVIGATIEQLQTYVQPLITGKEAKFGSFCLTERGAGSDPADMTTRAVRDGDEYVITGTKCYATNAPVASLFTVFASTQPELRHKGLSVFMVPKTKGVKIGHIENKMGQRNSIQSEVIFEDVRVPKDCLVGKEGDGFKIAMKTLDKTRAGIAAIATGIAQRAVDEAARFANVRHQFGKPIGAFQGISFMLADMGARASAARLLTRYAAWLADRGMPVSKDSAFAKAFASDAAMQNATDAVQIMGGYGYLEEYPVEKLMRDAKLTQIYEGTNQIQRLVAGRAILKESVNLDTGFHVKYEGRDPPLI, from the coding sequence ATGGACTTCAAATTGACAGAACAAGAGCAGGAACTCTGGGAACGCGCAAAGCAGTTCACCTACGAATACATAACTCCACGTGCAATCGAGCTGGAGAAGCGCAATGAGTTCCCAAAAGAGGTCGTACAAAAGGCCTACGAGGCGGGCCTGATGAACCTGCACATTCCAAAGGAAGCAGGTGGTCCCGGGCTCTCACTGCTGGCTGAGACCCTTGTCTCCGAGGCAACAGGATATGGCTGTGCAGGCATGGCAACCTCAATCATGTGCAATAACCTTGCCTTTGCACCCCTCGTGATCGGAGCGACCATCGAACAGTTGCAGACCTATGTACAACCGCTGATCACAGGCAAGGAGGCCAAGTTCGGATCGTTCTGCCTCACCGAGAGAGGAGCAGGTTCTGATCCAGCAGACATGACCACCCGAGCCGTGCGCGATGGGGACGAATACGTCATCACAGGAACGAAGTGTTATGCGACTAATGCACCAGTTGCATCACTGTTCACGGTCTTTGCATCAACTCAACCAGAACTCAGACACAAGGGACTCTCAGTCTTCATGGTCCCAAAGACGAAGGGCGTCAAGATTGGCCATATTGAGAACAAGATGGGCCAGAGAAACTCGATTCAGAGTGAGGTCATCTTTGAGGATGTTCGTGTACCTAAAGACTGTCTTGTAGGAAAAGAGGGAGATGGATTCAAGATCGCCATGAAGACCCTCGACAAGACAAGAGCAGGTATTGCTGCAATAGCAACTGGTATTGCCCAACGAGCCGTCGATGAGGCTGCCCGCTTTGCCAATGTCAGACATCAGTTCGGGAAGCCGATCGGCGCATTCCAAGGAATTAGTTTCATGCTGGCGGACATGGGCGCACGAGCCTCAGCTGCTAGACTGCTCACACGTTATGCGGCTTGGTTAGCCGATCGTGGAATGCCGGTCTCCAAGGACTCAGCCTTTGCAAAGGCATTCGCCTCAGATGCGGCCATGCAAAATGCCACAGATGCTGTCCAGATCATGGGAGGATATGGATACCTTGAGGAATATCCTGTAGAGAAGCTCATGCGAGACGCAAAGCTCACACAGATCTATGAGGGGACTAATCAGATTCAACGACTTGTTGCAGGTCGGGCCATACTAAAAGAATCCGTCAATCTGGACACCGGGTTCCATGTCAAGTACGAGGGCCGTGATCCGCCTCTCATCTAG
- a CDS encoding thiolase domain-containing protein, protein MPLRETNIVSGAQTKFGKLEGLTLREIFAEAVDKATVGAGIPKEDIQAAFIGTFIPEMLVHQGHTAPLLADYAGLRGLPATRHEAACASGATALRAGIMAIESGLYDTVLVAAAEKMTSVSTNRATEALAAAADDEFESSMGLTFPGVFAIAAVAHMQEYGTTEEDMALVAVKAHRNAAKNPLAQFQKEISLEKAMTPRYIAWPLKLFDCSPISDGAAAIVLTNNERAKQYTDTPVKIVGTGQASASMNLCDRTSLTSFEASVRASRIAYDMAGLTPKDMDFAVVHDCFTIAEIIASEDIGFFKPGEGAKAVREGVTALDGSKPINPMGGLKAVGHPVGATGVKQAVVLYRELIGEAGANQVPNHNTAIMHNFGGTGATCVVNIMRRADA, encoded by the coding sequence GTGCCGCTTAGAGAGACCAATATTGTGAGTGGTGCTCAGACCAAGTTCGGCAAGCTAGAGGGACTGACTCTACGAGAGATCTTTGCTGAGGCCGTGGACAAGGCCACAGTAGGTGCTGGTATTCCCAAAGAGGACATCCAGGCCGCATTTATCGGGACATTCATACCCGAGATGCTTGTTCATCAGGGTCATACTGCTCCCTTGCTTGCAGACTATGCTGGCCTTCGAGGACTACCCGCTACACGACATGAGGCCGCCTGCGCCTCAGGAGCTACTGCTTTACGAGCAGGGATCATGGCAATCGAGTCCGGTCTATACGATACGGTTCTCGTTGCAGCAGCAGAGAAGATGACTTCAGTATCCACAAATCGTGCGACGGAGGCTCTTGCAGCGGCTGCTGACGACGAGTTCGAATCAAGTATGGGCCTCACCTTCCCCGGAGTGTTTGCTATTGCTGCTGTAGCTCACATGCAAGAGTATGGGACCACCGAGGAGGACATGGCTCTTGTGGCTGTGAAGGCGCATCGTAATGCTGCGAAGAATCCTCTTGCTCAGTTCCAGAAAGAGATCTCTCTCGAGAAGGCAATGACTCCACGATACATTGCGTGGCCATTGAAGCTCTTTGACTGCTCACCAATCTCTGATGGGGCTGCTGCTATTGTACTAACAAATAACGAGCGTGCAAAGCAGTACACCGATACTCCTGTCAAGATCGTCGGTACTGGTCAGGCATCTGCCTCTATGAACCTCTGTGACCGCACAAGTCTCACTTCCTTTGAGGCCTCAGTGCGTGCCTCTCGAATCGCCTATGATATGGCCGGGCTGACGCCTAAGGATATGGACTTTGCAGTCGTTCATGACTGTTTTACGATCGCTGAGATTATAGCCAGTGAGGACATTGGCTTCTTCAAACCCGGTGAGGGTGCAAAGGCTGTTCGTGAGGGTGTGACCGCATTGGACGGTAGCAAGCCGATCAATCCCATGGGTGGACTCAAGGCTGTCGGGCATCCTGTCGGGGCGACTGGTGTCAAGCAGGCTGTTGTCCTCTATCGTGAGCTGATCGGTGAGGCTGGTGCCAATCAGGTTCCAAATCACAACACTGCGATCATGCATAACTTTGGTGGCACGGGTGCGACCTGTGTCGTGAATATCATGAGGAGGGCTGACGCATGA
- a CDS encoding Zn-ribbon domain-containing OB-fold protein, producing MSERPTIEQYQQYIQDNDFHALKCKSCGAVIAPPKGMCYSCGGTDLEWTTVSGKGKLVSFTVIHIAAEEFQDETPYFVAIVELDEGTRITARLLGLDPTQPEKVKLGMPLKIDYETGKSGKVYIGFRPA from the coding sequence ATGAGCGAGAGACCTACTATTGAACAGTACCAACAGTACATTCAGGATAATGACTTTCACGCCTTGAAGTGCAAGTCCTGTGGTGCGGTCATCGCTCCTCCCAAGGGCATGTGCTATTCCTGTGGCGGTACGGATCTTGAATGGACGACCGTCAGTGGGAAGGGCAAGCTCGTATCCTTTACCGTGATTCATATTGCTGCAGAGGAGTTCCAAGACGAAACCCCTTACTTCGTTGCTATTGTCGAGCTAGACGAGGGTACACGAATAACAGCCCGTCTTCTCGGTCTTGATCCCACCCAACCTGAGAAGGTCAAGCTCGGGATGCCTCTCAAGATTGACTATGAGACTGGCAAATCTGGTAAGGTCTACATAGGCTTTCGTCCTGCCTAA
- a CDS encoding VTT domain-containing protein — protein MDKTDGIMILLTALLVLYWIITFVVSDIISPLATVYAWLLNVSLTMGYAGAFIVSLLGNATILVPFPYIGVPFILGGLQDPNTSAFVFDPTLVGIVAGAGALIGEMTGYVTGYLGGTLIEEEKRSSFLKLANRYPRITPLILWFLAVTPLPDDVLVVPLGAAKYPWWKVVIPQFVGKAMFLAAIAWAGRLGLTWLDTFVSGTAAGGIVGRTIETVSLFLVLVVFYIILKSDILQ, from the coding sequence ATGGATAAGACGGACGGCATTATGATATTGCTGACGGCATTGCTTGTACTCTATTGGATCATCACGTTTGTTGTCTCAGACATTATCAGTCCCTTAGCAACGGTATATGCATGGCTTCTCAATGTATCACTAACAATGGGCTATGCTGGAGCATTCATAGTCAGCCTTCTTGGAAACGCAACAATCCTAGTGCCATTTCCCTACATAGGGGTACCGTTCATTCTTGGAGGATTACAGGATCCCAACACTTCAGCGTTCGTCTTTGACCCGACACTTGTGGGAATTGTTGCAGGAGCAGGAGCATTGATCGGAGAGATGACGGGGTACGTCACCGGGTATCTCGGAGGAACTCTGATCGAGGAGGAGAAACGGAGCTCCTTTCTGAAGTTAGCGAATAGATACCCACGGATCACACCGTTAATCTTGTGGTTTCTAGCAGTGACCCCATTACCAGATGATGTACTGGTAGTTCCTCTCGGAGCAGCAAAGTATCCATGGTGGAAGGTTGTCATTCCTCAATTTGTAGGTAAGGCTATGTTTCTTGCAGCCATAGCATGGGCTGGCAGACTTGGCCTCACATGGCTTGATACTTTTGTCAGTGGAACAGCAGCAGGAGGAATAGTTGGACGTACCATTGAAACGGTCTCATTATTCCTAGTGCTTGTCGTATTCTACATCATTCTCAAATCGGATATCTTGCAATAA
- a CDS encoding nucleotidyltransferase domain-containing protein, whose protein sequence is MSINKKVVKSKIRDILSERDEIVFAYLHGSFNEAHFRDVDIAVYVDVEKVKDFLRLELDLSTKIESIVKLPIDVKILNDTPMSFKYRVIKGELLISNDEECRFTFIERVLMEYLDFKPIEERIIKEILSS, encoded by the coding sequence ATGTCAATAAATAAAAAAGTTGTGAAAAGTAAGATTAGAGATATTCTCTCAGAAAGAGATGAAATTGTCTTCGCGTATCTTCATGGCAGCTTTAATGAGGCACACTTTCGTGATGTCGATATTGCAGTATACGTTGATGTAGAAAAGGTCAAAGATTTTCTGAGGCTTGAACTTGATCTATCTACAAAAATCGAGAGCATTGTAAAACTACCAATCGATGTGAAAATACTCAACGATACACCGATGAGTTTCAAATATAGAGTCATCAAGGGGGAGCTCTTAATCAGTAATGATGAGGAATGCAGGTTCACGTTCATAGAGCGAGTGCTAATGGAGTATCTCGACTTTAAACCAATTGAAGAGCGGATAATCAAAGAAATCTTGTCATCATAA
- a CDS encoding DUF86 domain-containing protein, translating to MSGLDIDLVTRRLAEIKRALGEIECVTDLDIDDFLSDAYIKDATKYRLIVAIEAAISVCNHIAARALKEIPSSYSECFTNLSRHRIISDDLAKELANMAKFRNLVVHVYWRVDDKKVFEIAQEIIIILERFVQEVREYVNK from the coding sequence ATGTCAGGACTCGATATCGATCTTGTGACCAGAAGATTAGCAGAAATTAAGAGGGCACTTGGTGAGATCGAGTGTGTAACAGATTTAGATATTGATGATTTTTTATCAGATGCATATATTAAAGATGCCACAAAATACCGACTCATTGTGGCAATTGAAGCAGCTATCTCTGTCTGCAACCATATTGCTGCTAGAGCACTGAAAGAGATCCCAAGTAGTTACTCTGAATGTTTTACGAATTTGAGCAGACATAGAATAATTTCCGATGACCTCGCTAAAGAACTAGCCAATATGGCCAAATTCAGGAACTTGGTTGTGCATGTATATTGGAGAGTTGACGACAAGAAAGTCTTTGAAATAGCGCAAGAAATCATTATTATTCTAGAGAGATTTGTTCAGGAAGTGAGAGAATATGTCAATAAATAA